A single genomic interval of Bradyrhizobium sp. AZCC 1693 harbors:
- a CDS encoding amidase, with product MSDELNWLSAREMARRFAKGDLSPVDVLEATLARLQAVNPVLNAICLLDEPLAQRLAAESAERWRSSTPLGPLDGVPVAIKDTAHVAGWPMRFGSHATLAVPSTEDTPGVARLREAGAVFFCKTSTPEFGWKGITHGPLTGITRNPWDVSRTPGGSSGGSAALVAAGVVPLATGGDGGGSIRIPAAFSGVFGLKPSYGVVPNFLGPMGTLAVYGGLSRDVADSALMLNVLTRPDARDSFAIPYRGIDYLDGLDGGVAGMCIAWSPDLGFPVADPAVVAGMQPAIDALVKAGADVQSVALDLSGAQPALEVIWGASHAAVVRDFDGAQLAALDPGLLRLVISAQNISASELQAAYAEMRTLSQKMQLFHQDYDLLLTPTVPITAFAAGVDTPDTTRFPQWFDWTPLTWPFNLTRQPAASVPCGFVEGLPIGLQIVGPMFSEQNIFRASRCVEQACATGARPGLGAGGHARDMT from the coding sequence ATGTCTGACGAGTTGAACTGGCTTTCCGCCCGCGAGATGGCGCGGCGCTTTGCCAAGGGCGATCTGTCGCCGGTCGATGTGCTGGAAGCTACGCTAGCGCGACTGCAGGCGGTCAATCCGGTTCTCAATGCCATCTGCCTCTTGGATGAACCGCTAGCGCAGCGCCTGGCCGCAGAGTCGGCGGAACGCTGGCGCAGCAGTACACCGCTCGGACCGCTCGACGGCGTGCCTGTCGCCATCAAGGACACGGCCCATGTCGCCGGCTGGCCGATGCGCTTCGGCTCGCACGCGACGCTAGCTGTGCCCAGCACGGAGGATACGCCCGGTGTCGCCCGCCTGCGTGAGGCCGGCGCGGTGTTCTTTTGCAAGACATCGACTCCCGAATTCGGATGGAAGGGCATCACGCACGGCCCGCTGACCGGCATTACACGCAATCCCTGGGATGTTTCCCGCACGCCCGGCGGCTCCAGCGGCGGTTCGGCCGCCTTGGTGGCGGCAGGCGTCGTGCCCCTGGCCACCGGCGGCGATGGCGGCGGCTCCATCCGGATTCCGGCGGCGTTCAGCGGCGTGTTCGGATTGAAGCCGAGCTACGGCGTGGTGCCGAATTTCTTGGGCCCAATGGGCACGCTCGCGGTCTATGGCGGCCTGTCGCGCGATGTCGCTGACAGCGCCTTGATGTTGAACGTGCTGACGCGGCCGGACGCACGTGATTCCTTCGCCATTCCCTATCGCGGCATCGATTATCTCGACGGCCTCGACGGCGGGGTGGCGGGCATGTGCATCGCATGGTCGCCCGATCTCGGCTTCCCGGTTGCCGACCCCGCCGTCGTGGCCGGCATGCAGCCGGCTATCGACGCGCTGGTGAAGGCGGGCGCCGACGTGCAGAGCGTTGCTCTCGATCTTTCCGGTGCGCAGCCCGCGCTGGAGGTGATCTGGGGCGCATCGCATGCCGCGGTGGTGCGTGATTTCGACGGCGCGCAATTGGCGGCGCTCGATCCGGGCCTGCTGCGGCTGGTCATATCAGCCCAAAATATTTCCGCGAGCGAATTGCAGGCCGCCTATGCCGAGATGCGCACGCTGAGCCAGAAGATGCAGTTGTTTCATCAGGATTATGATCTGCTGCTGACGCCGACCGTTCCCATCACCGCCTTCGCCGCCGGCGTCGACACGCCCGACACCACGCGCTTCCCGCAATGGTTCGATTGGACGCCGTTGACATGGCCGTTCAACCTCACCCGCCAGCCTGCGGCCTCGGTGCCTTGCGGATTTGTCGAGGGGCTGCCGATCGGGTTGCAAATCGTGGGGCCGATGTTCAGCGAGCAGAACATTTTTCGGGCGAGCCGCTGCGTCGAGCAGGCCTGCGCCACCGGTGCGCGGCCGGGCCTTGGAGCAGGCGGCCATGCCCGCGACATGACGTGA
- a CDS encoding DEAD/DEAH box helicase: protein MKSPRRKPNLVAKPTKEPKLSRTHAPADLSPVDWQRGLRRQFGREQAFGLENLTDEPFFSEFRVSNPASKSSYRVAIRGLGPGGNFCSCPDYATSELGTCKHLEFTLAKLEKKRGARAAFTRGYQPAFSELYLRNEGKRRVHFRAGTDCPPEVSEAAAGLFDAEHDGTLPEGRFGELERFMTMASKCGHELRAYDDALDFVAGRRDADRRASKLEQLFPRGAADPKLRALLKVPLYPYQAEGALFAVRAGRALIGDDMGLGKTIQAIAATEILARHFGVSKVLVICPTSLKYQWQSEIARFSGRKSKNAARVISGARAQRLKDYALDDFCKITNYEKLKPDLDLIADWAPELVIVDEAQRVKNWNTIAARALKRIDSSYAIVLTGTPLENKLEELISIVQFVDQHRLGPTWKLLHEHQVKDEAGRVTGYTGLEKIGQTLAPVMIRRRKSEVLRQLPARTDQNLLVPMTEMQMEYHQGNADEVAKIVRRWRKTRFLSDMDQRRLMIALQNMRMSCNSTYLLNQETDHGVKADELAALLDELFADPEAKAVVFSQWTRTHDIVIRRLEAHGHGYVSFHGGVPSDKRPALIERFRDDPACRVFLSTDAGSTGLNLQHASTLVNMDLPWNPAILEQRIARIHRMGQTRPVQVINFVAKGTIEEGMLSVLAFKRSLSAGILDGGSGEISLGGSRLNRFMKDVENVTGSMGEGEAVTPAEEAGSIIAAADEDAGPAKDIKADGNIRAGETARTDGAGAPPRDTAPDPWQALLQVGAQFVAALAAANDPTADPRAAAHPWIERDPATGAQSLKMPLPPPETARQLANALSALADGLRGKIA, encoded by the coding sequence ATGAAATCCCCGCGCCGAAAACCAAATCTCGTTGCCAAGCCGACCAAGGAACCCAAGCTTTCCCGCACCCATGCTCCGGCCGATCTGTCGCCGGTGGACTGGCAACGCGGCCTGCGCCGTCAGTTCGGCCGCGAGCAGGCCTTCGGGCTCGAGAACCTGACCGACGAACCGTTTTTCTCGGAATTTCGAGTCAGTAATCCCGCGTCGAAGTCCAGCTATCGGGTCGCGATTCGCGGCTTGGGGCCGGGCGGCAATTTCTGTTCTTGCCCCGATTATGCCACCAGCGAGTTGGGCACCTGCAAGCATCTCGAATTCACGCTTGCGAAGCTGGAGAAAAAGCGCGGCGCAAGGGCGGCGTTCACGCGCGGCTACCAGCCTGCTTTTTCTGAACTGTATTTGCGTAATGAAGGCAAACGCCGCGTGCATTTTCGCGCCGGAACGGATTGCCCGCCGGAGGTAAGCGAGGCCGCAGCGGGTCTGTTCGATGCCGAGCACGACGGAACGCTGCCGGAGGGGCGTTTCGGCGAGTTGGAACGCTTCATGACAATGGCGTCGAAGTGCGGTCATGAGTTGCGCGCTTATGACGACGCGCTCGATTTCGTCGCAGGAAGACGGGATGCGGATCGGCGGGCCTCGAAGCTGGAGCAGCTGTTCCCGCGCGGCGCAGCCGATCCAAAGCTGCGGGCGCTTCTGAAGGTCCCGCTCTATCCCTATCAGGCCGAGGGCGCGCTGTTCGCCGTGCGAGCAGGCCGGGCACTGATCGGCGATGATATGGGGCTAGGCAAGACGATACAGGCCATTGCCGCGACGGAAATACTGGCACGGCATTTTGGCGTCTCGAAAGTTCTGGTGATCTGCCCGACCTCGCTCAAATATCAGTGGCAAAGCGAGATTGCGCGCTTCTCGGGACGGAAGAGCAAAAATGCGGCGCGCGTCATCAGCGGCGCCCGGGCGCAGCGGCTGAAGGACTACGCCCTGGACGACTTCTGCAAGATCACCAACTACGAGAAGCTCAAGCCCGATCTCGATCTGATCGCCGATTGGGCGCCGGAGCTGGTCATCGTCGATGAAGCGCAACGGGTGAAAAACTGGAACACCATCGCAGCACGCGCCTTGAAACGCATCGATAGCTCTTACGCAATCGTACTGACCGGGACGCCCCTGGAAAACAAGCTGGAAGAACTGATCTCCATCGTCCAGTTTGTCGATCAGCATCGGCTGGGGCCGACCTGGAAGCTGCTGCATGAGCATCAGGTCAAGGACGAAGCCGGCCGCGTCACCGGCTATACCGGACTGGAAAAGATCGGCCAGACGCTGGCGCCGGTCATGATCCGCCGCCGCAAATCCGAGGTGCTGCGGCAACTGCCCGCCCGGACCGACCAGAACCTGCTGGTGCCGATGACCGAAATGCAAATGGAGTACCATCAAGGAAACGCCGACGAGGTGGCGAAAATCGTCCGGCGCTGGCGCAAGACCAGGTTTCTGTCTGACATGGATCAGCGGCGGCTGATGATTGCCCTGCAGAACATGCGGATGTCGTGCAACAGCACCTATCTGCTGAACCAGGAAACCGACCATGGCGTCAAGGCCGACGAACTGGCGGCGCTGCTCGACGAATTGTTCGCCGATCCCGAGGCCAAGGCGGTGGTGTTTTCGCAGTGGACGCGGACCCATGACATCGTCATCCGCCGTCTCGAAGCGCATGGACACGGCTATGTCAGCTTCCATGGTGGCGTGCCGTCGGACAAGCGGCCGGCACTGATCGAGCGGTTTCGCGACGACCCCGCTTGCCGCGTGTTCCTGTCCACCGATGCCGGCAGTACGGGGCTCAATCTGCAGCACGCTTCGACCCTGGTGAACATGGACTTGCCGTGGAATCCGGCAATCCTCGAACAGCGCATCGCACGCATCCATCGCATGGGTCAGACGCGGCCGGTGCAGGTCATCAATTTCGTGGCCAAGGGCACCATCGAGGAGGGCATGCTTTCGGTGCTTGCGTTCAAGCGCTCGTTGTCGGCGGGAATTCTCGACGGCGGCAGCGGCGAGATTTCGCTCGGCGGTTCGCGTCTCAACCGCTTCATGAAGGACGTGGAAAACGTCACCGGAAGCATGGGCGAGGGCGAAGCGGTGACGCCGGCCGAGGAAGCGGGGAGCATCATCGCTGCTGCTGATGAGGATGCAGGCCCGGCGAAAGACATAAAGGCTGACGGGAACATTCGCGCTGGCGAGACGGCGCGGACTGACGGGGCTGGGGCGCCGCCTCGAGATACGGCTCCCGATCCGTGGCAAGCCCTGCTGCAGGTCGGCGCGCAGTTCGTTGCCGCACTGGCGGCTGCCAACGATCCCACGGCTGATCCCAGGGCGGCGGCGCATCCCTGGATCGAGCGCGATCCGGCAACCGGCGCGCAAAGCCTCAAGATGCCGCTGCCGCCACCGGAAACCGCGCGACAACTTGCCAATGCACTTTCTGCACTCGCGGACGGCCTGCGCGGCAAGATTGCGTGA
- a CDS encoding nuclear transport factor 2 family protein has product MQSHYAAADLATLGREWIAAWNSHDLERILALYAGCHSGARGARTRNLEILRGAQLRTIIRCFTSPRNDEISSRLLT; this is encoded by the coding sequence ATGCAAAGCCACTACGCGGCGGCCGACCTCGCCACGCTCGGCCGGGAGTGGATCGCCGCCTGGAACTCGCACGACCTCGAACGCATCCTCGCGCTTTACGCAGGCTGTCATTCCGGGGCGCGCGGAGCGCGAACCCGGAATCTCGAGATTCTCAGGGGTGCGCAGTTGCGCACCATAATTCGATGCTTCACATCGCCCCGGAATGACGAAATCTCCTCACGCCTGCTCACATAA
- a CDS encoding DHCW motif cupin fold protein, with protein MKIPTLPFTVTDWSQVAATKHPGETGEALWRTLNIGDLRVRIVEYSPGYLADHWCDRGHVLYVLEGELDSELRDGRKFKLKPGMSYQVSDFGDAAHRSSTKTGVKLFIVD; from the coding sequence ATGAAAATTCCGACACTGCCCTTCACCGTCACCGACTGGAGCCAGGTCGCCGCGACGAAACATCCCGGAGAAACCGGCGAAGCGCTGTGGCGCACGCTCAATATCGGCGATCTGCGCGTGCGGATCGTCGAGTATTCGCCGGGTTATCTCGCCGATCACTGGTGCGATCGCGGGCATGTGCTCTATGTGCTGGAAGGCGAGCTCGATAGCGAATTGCGCGACGGGCGCAAATTTAAGCTCAAGCCGGGCATGAGCTATCAGGTATCGGATTTCGGCGACGCCGCGCATCGGTCGTCGACGAAGACGGGCGTGAAGTTGTTCATTGTGGATTGA
- a CDS encoding RsmB/NOP family class I SAM-dependent RNA methyltransferase, whose protein sequence is MTPAARLSAAIELIETIDAQRVPAAKALKEWGTAHRYAGSGDRAAISGLIWDVLRRRASSSWLMDADTPRARVLGMMRLERGMSTEAISALCDGGRFAPEPLSETERSALTSRTLDGAPPHIAGDYPEWLDAPLAAVFGDDRVAEATAMASRAPLDLRVNTLKAKREKVLASLRHLGAQETPWSPIGLRIELGADARNPGIHAEEDFIKGAVEVQDEGSQLAALFSAAKPGEQVIDLCAGAGGKTLALAAMMQGKGRLIATDHDKRQLAPIYERLSRAGVHNADVRAPKGDTDPLADIKASADLVLIDAPCTGTGTWRRNPDAKWRMRPGALEVRLKDQAEVLDRASTLVKPGGRIAYVTCSVLRSENGEQVRAFVTRHREFSIQPLNETASVLWDKAEDFEEAALKSPEGWLMTPRRTGTDGFFVSVLKKA, encoded by the coding sequence CATCGCTATGCCGGCTCGGGCGATCGCGCCGCGATATCAGGCCTGATCTGGGACGTGCTGCGGCGGCGGGCATCGAGCTCCTGGCTGATGGATGCGGATACGCCGCGCGCGCGCGTGCTCGGCATGATGCGGCTCGAGCGCGGCATGAGCACGGAAGCGATATCGGCGCTGTGCGACGGCGGACGTTTCGCGCCGGAGCCGCTGAGCGAGACTGAGCGATCAGCGCTCACCTCGCGGACCCTTGACGGCGCGCCGCCGCACATCGCCGGCGACTATCCGGAATGGCTGGATGCGCCGCTGGCTGCTGTCTTCGGCGACGACCGCGTGGCGGAAGCCACCGCAATGGCGAGCCGTGCGCCGCTTGACCTGCGCGTCAACACGCTGAAGGCCAAGCGCGAAAAGGTGCTGGCCTCGCTCAGGCATCTCGGCGCGCAGGAAACGCCGTGGTCGCCGATCGGCCTGCGCATCGAGCTCGGCGCCGACGCGCGCAATCCCGGCATTCACGCGGAGGAAGATTTCATCAAGGGCGCCGTCGAAGTGCAGGACGAGGGCTCGCAGCTTGCCGCGTTGTTCTCGGCGGCAAAACCCGGCGAGCAGGTGATCGATCTCTGCGCCGGCGCCGGCGGCAAGACGCTGGCGCTCGCGGCGATGATGCAAGGCAAGGGCAGGCTGATCGCGACCGACCACGACAAGCGCCAGCTCGCGCCGATCTATGAGCGGCTCTCCCGCGCCGGCGTCCACAACGCCGATGTCCGCGCGCCGAAAGGCGACACTGATCCATTGGCCGACATCAAGGCCTCAGCCGATCTCGTGCTGATCGACGCGCCCTGCACCGGCACCGGCACCTGGCGCCGCAACCCCGACGCCAAATGGCGAATGCGCCCCGGCGCGCTGGAAGTTCGCTTGAAGGACCAGGCCGAAGTGCTTGATCGCGCGAGCACCCTGGTCAAGCCGGGCGGCCGCATCGCTTATGTCACATGCTCGGTGCTACGAAGCGAAAACGGCGAGCAGGTTCGTGCGTTCGTGACGCGTCATCGGGAGTTTTCGATTCAGCCACTGAACGAGACGGCGAGCGTGCTCTGGGACAAGGCGGAAGATTTTGAGGAAGCCGCACTCAAGTCTCCGGAGGGGTGGCTGATGACCCCGCGCCGCACCGGCACGGACGGGTTTTTTGTGTCGGTGCTGAAGAAGGCGTGA
- the guaA gene encoding glutamine-hydrolyzing GMP synthase has protein sequence MTAPQKAREQTTSVASAHDKILIVDFGSQVTQLIARRVREEGVYSEIVPFQKAELAFDEMKPKAVILSGGPESVHEKGSPRAPQAIFDSGVPVLGICYGQMTMAAQLGGEVEGGHHREFGRADVEVKTASRLFDDTWSMGERHPVWMSHGDRITKMPPGFTVAGASPNAPFAVIQDEKRRYYGLMFHPEVVHTPDGAKLIRNFVRKVAGLTGDWTMRAFHEEAIEKIRAQVGPGRVICGLSGGVDSAVAAVLIHEAIGDQLTCVFVDHGMLRLDEAKTVVDLFRHHYNIPLVHVDASKQFLGELAGVTDPEIKRKTIGRLFIDVFDAEAKKLGGADFLAQGTLYPDVIESVSFTGGPSVTIKSHHNVGGLPERMNMKLVEPLRELFKDEVRVLGRELGLPEIFVGRHPFPGPGLAIRCPGDITREKLDILRNADAVYIDQIRKAGLYDQIWQAFAVLLPVKTVGVMGDGRTYEYVVGLRAVTSTDGMTADFYSFDMSFLGATATRIINEVKGVNRVVYDVTSKPPGTIEWE, from the coding sequence ATGACAGCCCCACAGAAAGCCCGCGAGCAGACCACCTCAGTGGCCTCGGCGCATGACAAGATTCTGATTGTCGACTTCGGCAGTCAGGTGACGCAACTGATCGCGCGCCGGGTGCGCGAGGAGGGCGTCTATTCCGAGATCGTGCCGTTCCAGAAGGCGGAATTAGCCTTCGACGAGATGAAGCCGAAAGCGGTGATCCTCTCCGGCGGTCCGGAGTCGGTGCACGAAAAAGGCTCGCCGCGCGCGCCGCAGGCCATCTTCGATTCCGGCGTCCCCGTGCTCGGCATCTGCTACGGCCAGATGACCATGGCCGCCCAGCTCGGCGGCGAGGTCGAGGGCGGCCACCACCGCGAATTCGGCCGCGCCGATGTCGAGGTGAAGACGGCAAGCAGATTGTTCGACGACACCTGGTCGATGGGCGAACGCCATCCGGTTTGGATGAGCCATGGCGACCGCATTACAAAAATGCCGCCGGGCTTCACGGTCGCCGGCGCCTCGCCGAACGCGCCGTTCGCGGTGATCCAGGACGAGAAGCGCAGATATTACGGCCTGATGTTCCACCCCGAAGTGGTGCATACGCCCGACGGCGCCAAACTGATCCGCAATTTCGTCCGCAAGGTCGCAGGTCTCACCGGCGACTGGACCATGCGTGCCTTCCACGAGGAGGCGATCGAAAAGATCCGCGCGCAGGTAGGCCCGGGCAGGGTGATCTGCGGCCTCTCCGGCGGCGTCGACTCGGCGGTGGCCGCGGTGCTGATCCACGAGGCGATCGGCGACCAGCTAACTTGTGTCTTCGTCGATCACGGCATGCTGCGGCTCGACGAGGCCAAGACCGTCGTCGACCTGTTCCGGCATCACTACAACATCCCGCTGGTGCATGTTGATGCGTCGAAACAATTCCTCGGCGAGCTCGCAGGGGTCACCGACCCCGAAATCAAGCGCAAGACCATCGGCCGCCTGTTCATCGATGTGTTCGACGCGGAAGCGAAAAAGCTCGGCGGCGCCGATTTCCTCGCGCAAGGCACGCTCTACCCTGATGTGATCGAGAGCGTCTCCTTCACCGGCGGACCTTCGGTGACCATCAAGTCGCACCACAATGTCGGCGGTCTCCCCGAGCGCATGAACATGAAGCTGGTCGAGCCCCTGCGCGAACTCTTCAAGGACGAGGTCCGCGTGCTCGGCCGCGAGCTCGGCCTGCCCGAAATTTTCGTCGGTCGCCATCCGTTCCCGGGCCCCGGCCTCGCCATCCGCTGCCCCGGCGACATCACAAGAGAAAAGCTCGACATCCTCCGCAATGCGGATGCGGTCTATATCGACCAGATCCGCAAGGCCGGCCTCTACGACCAGATCTGGCAGGCCTTCGCCGTGCTGCTGCCGGTGAAGACGGTCGGCGTGATGGGCGACGGCAGAACTTACGAATATGTCGTCGGCCTGCGCGCCGTCACCTCCACTGACGGCATGACCGCCGACTTCTATTCCTTCGACATGAGCTTCCTCGGCGCGACGGCGACGCGGATCATCAACGAGGTGAAGGGCGTCAACCGGGTGGTGTATGACGTAACGAGCAAGCCACCCGGGACGATCGAGTGGGAGTAG
- a CDS encoding DEAD/DEAH box helicase → MLSDVLKRKHLYDFFSRSAFEKAHVYQAQGRVKGLEVSEDLTHLRARVRGSGSNEYRVDIQLEFSGDQLDDLDGECSCPMSFNCKHAAATLLEATSGKPLPAPAPMAAGQAAAAPMPVLGYEVTNWLDNVGNAVRGDDYPAELNQRLLYRLHPSREGVQTPVLAISLLSVRILKGGDFGGNPAQPSVSDFAPERAPKYYRDADIDILTQLSASSRGAYYSPRPLPAKLLQRIVATGRAYWLDHTRQPLRWGDKREGRIEWRQASKRGVAPCLLVPGTIALNAEPPVYIDESTATIGPVELSLPPRLARQLLSAPEIPRDQVMEVSRRLGQRLPERHHGLLPATPAPAVQIDEQPVPVLRLRLGQMTKSSYYGYRDPQTISGPVAVAQLGFRYGPIEIDTSERASRVEAFHAGQVYAIKRRQPKEKEARKRLTELGFVDARSKFSFLDSRHARDLTLGEPYDWLDFLNLDAAELRAQGFEILIDDDFPHRLAASGDFDAEFESSGIDWFELALGIEIDGERHDLAPMLAALVSKPDFTPDLIKELAENSDYFYLPLADGRHVSLAADRFLPLVLALHGLNLSGISPDGSGKLKLSRADVVPLLGVENDKFAFRGADNLRRLAGLLQAHGLNDQRLPESFRAELRPYQAQGVAWLDLLRESDLGGVLADDMGLGKTVQILAFLALEKAREHIAQPVLIVAPTSLMTNWFNEAQKFTPDLKVLVLHGPDRKHSFAAIPEHDVVLTTYPLIARDREVLLSRDWHMAVLDEAQTIKNPDAATTRWLRDIKARHRFCLTGTPMENHLGELWSIMSFANPGYLGDKAGFTRQWRTPIEKRADKVRAAALARRVRPFLLRRTKAEVAAELPAKTEIVERIVLEGGQRDLYDAIRLSMSDKVRKAIQQRGLAKSHIVVLEALLRMRQVCCDPALLKLDGGVERPSAKLDRLMEMVLELLSEGRKIIVFSQFTSMLDLVRKRLDAESVRYGVLTGETKDRKREIDGFQNGTNDVFLVSLKAGGVGLNLTAADTVIIFDPWWNPAVEEQAIDRAHRIGQDKAVFVYRLVAAGTVEEKMEELKERKRALADSLFDRDGRIASALTEEDVRALFED, encoded by the coding sequence GTGCTTTCGGACGTATTGAAGCGCAAGCACCTCTATGACTTCTTCAGCCGCTCGGCTTTCGAGAAGGCTCATGTCTATCAAGCGCAGGGACGCGTCAAGGGACTGGAGGTCAGCGAAGACCTGACACACCTTCGCGCCAGGGTACGGGGAAGCGGATCGAACGAATATCGCGTCGATATTCAACTCGAATTCAGCGGCGATCAGCTCGATGACCTTGACGGCGAATGTAGCTGTCCGATGTCTTTCAACTGCAAGCATGCGGCTGCGACCCTGCTCGAAGCCACCAGCGGGAAGCCGCTGCCGGCTCCTGCGCCGATGGCGGCCGGCCAAGCTGCGGCGGCCCCGATGCCCGTTCTGGGCTACGAAGTCACCAACTGGCTCGACAATGTCGGCAACGCGGTGCGCGGCGACGATTATCCCGCCGAGCTGAACCAGCGGCTGCTTTATCGCCTGCACCCCTCCCGAGAAGGCGTACAGACGCCGGTTCTGGCGATATCGCTGCTCTCGGTGAGGATATTGAAAGGCGGCGATTTCGGCGGCAATCCCGCGCAACCCAGCGTGTCCGATTTTGCGCCCGAGCGTGCGCCAAAATATTACCGCGACGCCGATATCGATATTCTGACTCAACTCTCGGCCTCGTCCAGAGGAGCTTATTACAGCCCCCGGCCGCTCCCGGCTAAGCTATTGCAGCGGATCGTCGCGACCGGCCGCGCCTATTGGCTCGATCACACACGACAGCCGTTGCGATGGGGAGACAAGCGTGAGGGGCGGATCGAGTGGCGCCAGGCCAGCAAACGTGGCGTTGCTCCCTGCCTGCTCGTGCCGGGAACGATTGCGCTCAATGCCGAGCCGCCGGTCTATATCGACGAGTCCACCGCGACGATCGGCCCGGTGGAGTTGAGCTTGCCGCCCAGGCTTGCCCGTCAGCTCTTGTCGGCGCCAGAGATTCCGCGCGACCAGGTCATGGAGGTATCGCGTCGTCTTGGCCAACGTCTGCCGGAACGTCATCACGGCTTGTTGCCGGCGACGCCGGCGCCCGCAGTGCAGATCGACGAGCAACCGGTCCCGGTATTGCGCCTGCGACTGGGGCAGATGACAAAGAGTTCCTACTACGGTTACCGTGACCCGCAAACAATCAGCGGCCCGGTCGCGGTCGCTCAACTTGGCTTCCGCTACGGCCCGATCGAGATCGACACATCGGAACGGGCGAGCCGGGTGGAGGCATTTCACGCCGGACAGGTCTATGCGATCAAGCGCCGCCAGCCGAAGGAGAAGGAGGCGCGCAAACGCCTGACCGAACTGGGTTTCGTTGACGCGAGGTCGAAGTTTTCCTTTCTCGATTCCCGCCATGCCCGCGACCTGACGCTCGGCGAGCCGTACGATTGGCTCGACTTTCTCAACCTGGACGCGGCCGAACTGCGGGCGCAGGGTTTCGAGATCCTGATCGACGACGACTTTCCCCACCGGCTGGCGGCATCGGGCGACTTCGACGCGGAGTTCGAATCCAGCGGCATCGACTGGTTCGAACTGGCCCTCGGAATCGAAATTGACGGTGAGCGGCACGATCTTGCGCCGATGCTGGCCGCGCTGGTCTCGAAGCCGGACTTCACTCCCGATCTGATCAAAGAGCTTGCCGAAAACAGCGACTATTTCTATCTGCCGCTTGCCGACGGTCGCCATGTTTCATTGGCCGCCGATCGCTTCCTTCCGCTGGTGCTGGCGCTGCATGGCCTGAACCTGAGCGGGATTTCCCCGGATGGTTCGGGAAAGCTGAAGCTGTCACGTGCGGACGTCGTCCCGCTCCTGGGGGTTGAGAACGACAAATTCGCTTTCCGCGGCGCCGACAATCTTCGCCGTCTCGCCGGTCTGCTTCAAGCTCACGGCTTGAATGACCAGCGCCTGCCGGAGAGTTTTCGCGCCGAACTTCGGCCCTACCAGGCGCAAGGCGTGGCCTGGCTCGACCTGCTCCGCGAAAGCGATCTGGGCGGCGTGCTGGCCGACGACATGGGGCTCGGCAAGACCGTGCAGATCCTGGCCTTCCTTGCCCTGGAAAAGGCGCGGGAGCACATCGCACAGCCGGTGCTGATCGTCGCGCCGACCAGCCTGATGACCAACTGGTTCAACGAAGCGCAGAAATTCACGCCGGACCTGAAAGTGCTGGTGCTGCACGGTCCCGATCGCAAGCACAGCTTTGCGGCGATTCCCGAGCATGACGTCGTGCTGACCACTTATCCTTTGATCGCGCGCGACCGGGAGGTGCTGTTGTCGCGTGATTGGCATATGGCGGTGCTGGATGAAGCGCAAACGATCAAGAATCCCGACGCTGCGACCACCCGCTGGCTGCGCGACATCAAGGCGCGACACCGCTTCTGCCTGACGGGGACGCCGATGGAAAATCATCTTGGCGAACTCTGGTCGATCATGAGTTTCGCAAACCCCGGTTATCTCGGCGACAAGGCCGGTTTTACCCGTCAGTGGCGGACCCCGATCGAGAAGCGCGCCGACAAGGTCCGCGCCGCCGCGCTCGCCCGGCGGGTCAGGCCGTTTCTGCTGCGCCGGACCAAGGCGGAGGTGGCGGCGGAACTGCCTGCCAAGACCGAAATCGTCGAGCGGATCGTCCTGGAGGGTGGCCAGCGCGATCTCTATGACGCGATCCGCCTGTCGATGTCGGACAAGGTTCGCAAGGCGATCCAGCAGCGCGGCCTGGCCAAGAGCCACATCGTCGTGCTCGAAGCGTTGCTGCGAATGCGGCAGGTCTGCTGCGATCCTGCCCTACTGAAGCTCGACGGCGGTGTCGAGCGGCCGTCGGCCAAGCTCGACCGCCTGATGGAAATGGTGCTGGAGTTGCTGAGCGAGGGACGGAAGATCATCGTCTTCTCGCAATTCACCTCCATGCTCGACCTGGTTCGAAAGCGCCTGGACGCGGAAAGTGTTCGCTATGGCGTGTTGACTGGTGAAACCAAGGACCGCAAGCGCGAGATCGACGGTTTTCAGAACGGTACGAACGACGTTTTCCTGGTCAGCCTGAAGGCCGGCGGCGTCGGCCTGAACCTGACGGCTGCCGATACCGTGATCATCTTCGATCCCTGGTGGAATCCCGCCGTCGAGGAGCAGGCGATCGATCGTGCCCACCGCATCGGGCAGGACAAGGCGGTTTTCGTCTACCGGCTGGTGGCCGCCGGCACGGTCGAAGAGAAAATGGAAGAGCTCAAGGAACGCAAGCGCGCCCTGGCCGACAGCCTGTTCGACCGCGACGGACGGATCGCTTCAGCCCTTACGGAAGAGGATGTGCGAGCGTTGTTTGAGGACTGA